The genomic interval TGGCACACTCGTCGTGGATGGGTTCCTCGTCCCGGTCCAGGGGCACCATCACGATCTCGGCGGCGATGGCGTCCTTGATCGGCTCCTCACACTCCTCGTCACCGCACCAGCCGGCCTTGACGTAGCCGCCGTGCTGGCCGATCGTCCCCAAAATCTCCTCGCGGGACTCGGCCTCGCGGATCTCGCCGTCCAGCGTCTCCTCGGCGCTTGCGTACAGTTTCGCGTGGACGGTGTCCAGGTGATCCCGTGCTGTCCCGGCGATGCCCTCGCGGTCGACGCTCTCGCTCTCGCCGTCGGGGCGGTGGACGAGCGTCGCCTCCTCGTCTTCGACCTCGTGGGGGCCGACCTCCACGCGGAGGGGGACGCCGTTGAGCTCGTGTTCGTTGTACTTGAAGCCGGGATTGCGGTGTTCGCGGTCGTCGAGGTCGACGCGGACGCCGGCTTCCTCCAGTTCGGCGGCCAGGTCGGCGGCGTACTCGATCACGTCGTCTTTGGTGTCTTCCTGCCAGATGGGGACGACGACGACCTGGGTCGGCGCGACGGCGGGCGGGAGCACGAGCCCCTGGTCGTCGGAGTGGGTCATGATGAGCGCGCCCATCGCGCGCCAGGACAGCCCCCAGGAGGTCGTGTGGGCGGTCGTGTCCTCCTCGTCCTCGTCGGCGTAGGTGATGTCGAACGCCTCGGCGAAGGAGGTCCCCAGGTAGTGAGAGGTCGCGGCCTGGACGCTCTTCCCGTCGGGCATCAGCGTCTCGACGGTCGTGGTGGTGTCGGCACCCGGGAACTTGTCGTGGTCTGGTTTGCGCCCCTTCAGCGGCGGCATCGCCATCACGTCCTCGTAGAGGCGAGCGTACTGGTCCAGCCGGGTCATCGTCTCGTCCCACGCGCCGTCTTCGTCGGTGTGGGCGGTGTGGCCCTCCTGCCAGAGGAACTCCTTGGTCCGGAAGAACGGCTTGGTCTCGGTGGCCTCCCACCGCACCACGGAACACCACTGGTTGAGCCGCATCGGGAGGTCTCGGTGGGAGCGGGTCCACTGCGCCATGAAGGGCGCGATGATGGACTCGCTGGTCGGGCGCACGGCCAGGCGCTCTTCGAGTTCGTCGTGGCCGCCGTGGGTCACCCACGCCACCTCGGGGTCGAACCCTTCGACCACGTCTTTCTCCCGTTCGAGGTACGATTCGGGGATAAAGAGTGGGAAGTAGGCGTTGTCGACGCCGGTGTCCTTGAACCAGCCGTCGAGGTGGTCCTGGATGTGCTCCCAGATGGCGTACCCGCGGGGGCGTGTGACGATGAACCCGCCCATGGGCGCGTAGTCCGCCAGGCCGGCCTTCTGTACCACTTCGGCGTACCACTCGCCGGTCGCGTACTCTTTGGACTCGGTGATACCGAGTTCCTGCTCGCCGCTCATACCCGTACTCTGACACGGGGGGTACAAACCCACTACGCTTCGGCCCGGCACCCACACTGAAGGCCCACGCCCCCGGATTTCCTCGTATGACAGAACGTCACACGAACGGCTCCTCGGACGACGGGACCCGACCGTCACCACTCGACGCCAGTTCCTCGGGGCTGGCCTCACGAGACTACCGACCCCGGACCGGGGGGCCGGAACTGGTCACCTCGTGGCCGCTCGGCCCCGCACCCGGTGCCGACGGACCGGGAGACGCCGACTGGTCCGTCGAGACGGGCAAGTACGTCACGCTCCAGCGCAGTCGGTTCACACTGCCGTACCTGGGCGGCCACGACGACGTACCGCTGTACCTCAACGTCGTCGGGCACGTCTCCGTCGAGACCGGCGCGACGCTGTCGCTGTGGCTCACACAGCGCCACCTCGACGGCGACCACTACGAGACCGAGGTCGACCTGACACGCACCGGCGACCTCCAGACGCCGATGGTCGAGGTCGCGCCCGACGATCCCGACGCGATCAGGGACGGCCGGGAGGTCTACGGTGGGTTCACGCTCAGAGCACGCGTCGAGGACGGGACCGCGACGGTCGATCGGGGGACCGCCGTCCAGCTGTTCTCGGAGTGACGATGCGGGTCGGACTGCTGTTCGACGTTCACGTCACGCGCGGGCAGCGACGGGCCTACGACGGCGCCGAGCGCGCCCGCCGTGGCTGTGCGATCCTCAACGAGAACGGCGTCGACTGGACGCTCCTGGGCGGCGATCTGCGGTCGCTGGCCTCGAAGACGACCGAGCGTGTCGGCTGGGGCACCTGGCACGGCGACGCCGAGGATCAGTACTACCGCAAGGACTTCCGGCGAGTGAAGCGGCTGTTCGACGAGGCGCTCGACGCGCCCTACCGGGTGATCCGGGGCAACCACGACCGTCCGCTGTCGGCGTTTCAGGCGGTGTTCGACGCCGAGGACCACCCGCGGTTCTGGGCCACCCGCGAGGGCGGGGTCCGACACGTCTTCCTCGATTCGAGCCCGAGCGCCGGCTACCACGCGCTGTATCAGACACAGAACTTCGTCACCGCGCCACAGCTCTCCCTGCTGGATCGCCTGTTCGACGCCGACAGCGAGGTACCGACGTTCGTCTACTGTCACACGCCGCTGACACAGTTCCCGGGGCTGGACAACTGGAACCAGGGGCGGACGGGCGCCTATCGGTACACGCTGAACTACCCCGCCGTCCAGCGCCGGCTGGAACGGGGCGAGACAGTGCTCGTCAACAGCGGCCACTACTCCCCGGATCGGGGTCGTGCGACCCACGAAACCGGCGGAGTCACTCACGTTCTGGCCCGTCACTTCGGCAAGAGCGACCCCGAGTACGACGGGGACCTCCGCTGGCTCGACATCGACGCCGACGCGGGCGTGGTAACCGTCCACTACCACGACCTTCGTGACGGCAGCGAGGGCGTGCTCTGTCGGGTCGAGTGGTAGCTCAGGCGCCGATGGTCGTCAGCGAGGCGATCGAGTCGGCGATGCGCCGCTCCATTCCGGTCCCGGTGAAACTCGGCGCGGGGTTGACATCGACGGCGTAGAACTCCTCCTCGCCGCGGACGAAGTCCACGCCCAGTGCGCGTGCGCCGAACTCGTCCAGGAGTTCGCGGACCTGGGCCGCGAGCGTGATATCCACGTCGCCCTCGCCGACGAGTTCCTTCTGCTCGGTCAGTTTCGACCGGGCGGTGAGCACGCGAACGTGGGTCTCGCGGCCGTCGTCGACCGCGTAGTACTTGTAGTCGATCGGCGCTGCTCGGACGCGCTCCTGGTAGAAATCCCCCTCTCCGCCGAGCGTCGGCGACCCGGTCCAGCTGTACCGTCCCTTCGCGACGTACTCGCTCGGCGGTTTCTCGAAGTGGACCGCGGGGACCCGACAGCCGACCGCCTCTAAGGCGTTGAGCGCGACGAGCCGACACGAGAGCGCGGTCGTCGCGAAGAAGCCGTTCCACGTCGGGACGCCGATCCGGTCGGCGTAGTGGAGGGCGGCGAACGACTCCGGCCTGATCTTCTTGTTGACCAGCGCCGCCAGCTCCCCGATCTCGGCGCGTGTGATCCGCTCGCCCGGCTCGAAAAACCGCACGTCGAACCCCCGCGCTGCGAGGCGCTCGGCCACCGGCCAGAACACCGGATGGGTACGCTCGCAGATGAACCCGATCGTATCCATATCGGGCGGTCGAAGGGGGGCGATAAAAAGGTTGGACGGGTTCGCCAGCTACTCGACGGCAAAGGGGCTCGCCCCCTCGCGCCAGGGCCACCCCGGAATCCTGGTCTGGGTGCCCGCCGCGAGGGCCGCATCGAGGTCGTCGGCCCCGGCGGCGTCGCCCTCGCGTCCGTGCGTGTGGACATCCGCGACGTGAAACGTCGCCTCGGCCAGCAGTCTGAGCGGCTGGTCGCCGGCGATCATCGCCGCCAGTTCCCGACCCAGGAGTTCGTCAACCACGAACCCCGGGTAGTCGTCGTCGACATCCAGCGTTCGCAACAGTCGGGTCAGTGCCGCGACGTTGACCGCGCGGTCGCCGTCGGCGAAGACGGCCTCGATGCAGTCGTCGTACTCCTCGACCGAGACCGACGACACGTCGACGCCGAACTGCTCGCCCAACCGACTCCGTGTCTCGTTGACGAGAGGGACCACGACCGGCGCGCGCTCGCGGACCCAGTCGTACTCCGTCCGGACGACCGTCTGTGTGATCTGCATACACGGATATCGGCGGCCGCCGCCTTCGCTGTGGCGCCGCCAGACCGGGAACGCTTTTGACCCGTCCGCCGACAGCACCGGTATGTCCCGCGCCGACGCTGCCCGGTCCCCGCGGCTGTTGCTGACCGTCGCGACCGTCGTGGCTACCGTCGCCACGGCTGGCAGCCTCTTCTTTTCGCTCGGCCTCGGACTGACGCCGTGTCGGCTCTGCTGGTACCAGCGGATCCTCATGTACCCGCTCGTGGTCGTCCTCGGTGTCGCCGCCGTCGAGGAACGACCCGCGGTCGCCCGGACGGTCCTGCCCCTGTCCGTCTTCGGACTCGGCCTGGCGGCGTATCACTCCTGGCTCCAGGTGACACAGACGACGTGTTCGGTCGGCGTCGTCAGCTGTGCCACCGTCCAGTACCGACTGTTCGGACTGTTGACGATCCCGAACCTCTCCCTGCTGGCGTTTTCGCTCGTCACTGGCGGAGTCGCCGCCTGCTGGTGGCAGGCCAGGGAGTGACCGGGGGCAACGGTTTTGCGTCGACCGGCCGTCGGCTCGCACATGGAGTACACACGCCTCGGATCGACGGGGACGACCGTCTCGAAGCTCTGTTTTGGCACCTGGCGCTTCGGCCGCGAGACCGGCGGCGTCGTCGAGACGGACCGTGAGGAGGCCCACGAACTGCTGGACGCGGCCTGGGAACGGGGAATCAACTTCATCGACACCGCGAACGTCTACGGCACGCCAAACGGACTCAGCGAGGAGTACATCGGGGAGTGGCTCGACGACCACGACCGCGAGGACTTCGTCGTCGCCTCGAAGGTGTACTTCCCGTTCGACGGCTGGGGCGAGCCGGGTCCGAACGACTCCGGACTGGGCCGGAAACACATCCGCGCGCAGGTCGAGGGGACCCTGGACCGCCTCGGGACCGACTATCTGGATCTCTACTACATCCACCGCTGGGACGAGCACAGCGACATCGAGGAGACGTTGCGGACGCTGAACGACCTCGTGCGCGAGGGGAAAGTCAACTACCTCGGTGCCTCGACGATGGCCGCCTGGCAGCTCACGAAGGCCCTCTGGAAGTCAGATGTCGAAGGACTCGAACGGTTCGAGGTCACCCAGCCGCTCTTTCACGCCGGCTACCGGGACGACGTGAAAGAGTACCTCGACGTGTGTTCCGATCAGGACATCGCGGTCTGCCCGTACTCGCCGCTTGCGGGTGGGTTCCTCACCGGGAAGTACGAGCGGGCCGACCCCGACGACCCCACGCAGTTCGAGGGGCCCGAGGGCGCCCGCGGCGACATCTACGACTCCTTCGAGGACTACTACCTCTCCGAGCGTGGCTGGCACGTGCTGGACGAACTCCGTGCGGTCGCTGCCGACCTCGACGCCACGCCGGCACAGGTCGCGCTCCGCTGGCTGATCGAACAGCACGACTTCACCTGTGTCCCGATCGTCGGCGCCCGCACGGTCGGGCAACTCGACGAGAACGTCGGCGCGGTCGAGCTCTCGCTCTCGGACGACCAGTTCAACCGGATCGTCTCGGCCCGCTACGCCGACGACGGGCGCCGCTGGGGCCACCGAACGTCCTGACAGGTCTGCGGGGGGTTCAGTCGCTCGCCTCGGCCGGATCGACGACCTCGCCGCTGGCCGGATAGACACCGACCTGGTCGCAGTACTCCGCCAGCGGACAGGCGTCGGGGTCGTCCAGGCAGGCGGGCTTGCGCGCGCGGCAGTACTCCCTCCCGAACTGGATCATCGCGGTGTGGCCGAACCCGCATTTCTCGGCCGGCACGGCCGCTTCGAGGTGTTCCCGGACCGTCTCGTGGTCGGCGTCGGCCGGGGCCAGTCCCATCCGGCGGGCGATCCGGTGGACGTGGGTGTCGACGGGGAAGACGCCGCCCCGGCCGCCCGCGAACAGCAACACGCAGTCGGCAGTCTTCGGGCCGACGCCGTTGAAATCGAGCAGTCGCTCCCTGACCTCGTCGGGGTCGCCGTCCTTGACGAACGTGTCGAACGCCCCCTCGCCGCCGTACTCCTCGCGGATCAGCTCGGCGATGGCGACGATCCGTTCCGATTTCTGGTTGTACAGTCCCGCTGCGGAGATGGTCTCGGCCAGTTCCTGCTGGTCGGCGTCCGCGAGGGCAGCCACGAGGTCGCCGCCGCCGTACCGATCGACGAGCGCGTCGTGGGCCGGTTGGCTCGCCTTGTCGCTGGTGTTCTGGCTGAGGATCGTCCGGACGAGACACTCGAACCCGTCCCGGCCGCCGTAGCGTTTCTGCCAGTACAGCTCGCCGAGCGCGTCGACGACCGCCTCGGCACGGGTCCCGGCGGTGGCGGGGTCGAACCCCTGTTCGGTGCCACCGCCCGCAGCGCCCCCGCTGATGTTGCGTTCCGGTTCGGGATCGTCCATACCCGTTTGTCGGACTCGAAGGGCAAAAGCGACCGGCCGAACCGCCACTCCCGCCGCGGTCCTGAAACCGCGTTCTGACGATCAGGCGTCGACGCTGAGGGTCATCGTGAGGTCGGCACCGGCCGCGAGCGCGTCGACGAGAGCGCGGTCGAGATCGCCGGCGGCGGCGTCCGCCTCGACCATCACGGTCCGATCGTCGACGTAGTCGCTGGTTCGGAGGACGTGGCTGCGGTCGTCCTCGAAGGTCAGGTCCGGGTGGCCGCTCCCTTCGACGACGACGCTGTGGCCGCCGGCCTCGAAGGTCGCGGTGATCGTCGCCGCCCCGTCCTGGCACGCCGCGACGAACTCGCCGTCGAACGCCCCCGGGACGCGGTCGGCCTCGATACCGAGGATGCAGTCCCCGGCGGGGGTGAGGAAGTCGTCGCTGGTGACCTCGAGCGTGCTTCCGTGTTCGGCGCTGACGTTTTCGTGACCGCTCGCGTGGACGACTTCGTTCATACGCGTGCTGGGCCGGCGACGCACTTTAGCGCGCGGACTCGGGGCCGATGACGGTCACTGTCACCGCACCACACGGGCATTCGTAGGCCGCCCGACACCCGCTTTCGGTTCGGAAGACGAGTGCTGGCTCACCCAGCGAACGGTCACACGCCTCGTGCTCACAGGTCGGGGTCCGGAGGTCGTCGAGTTCGTCCAGCATATTCTTCCGGAGGGCCGACAGCTATGTCAATGCGAGCCATCCCCGGAGTGAAAGTGAAAGTGGCGTCTGACACGACCGAGTTTATATATTGTTCCATATCTGTGTCAATACTTCACGCGCCCGTTGCCAGGTGTGTGAGCCGAAACCACGGTATCTGTTGCACCGGAATATTTAAACAACTCCCCCCGGTATGTTGAACTACCAGAACGCTTCCGCGTTCAGGCAGTATCGCCTTCCGCCCAACATGAGAGGGAACCCTTGTTATTGGCGTCAGCCCCTCACTAGCGGATCGACTGTCTATCCGGAAGCGGTGATGGCATAGAGGTTTCAACAATGGCAGACTCGATAGACGAATCGAAAAACGTCACAGTAACCGAAGAGGATCTCGAAAACAAATCGAAGGGCGAGCTCATCA from Haloarcula pelagica carries:
- a CDS encoding disulfide bond formation protein B encodes the protein MSRADAARSPRLLLTVATVVATVATAGSLFFSLGLGLTPCRLCWYQRILMYPLVVVLGVAAVEERPAVARTVLPLSVFGLGLAAYHSWLQVTQTTCSVGVVSCATVQYRLFGLLTIPNLSLLAFSLVTGGVAACWWQARE
- the proS gene encoding proline--tRNA ligase — encoded protein: MSGEQELGITESKEYATGEWYAEVVQKAGLADYAPMGGFIVTRPRGYAIWEHIQDHLDGWFKDTGVDNAYFPLFIPESYLEREKDVVEGFDPEVAWVTHGGHDELEERLAVRPTSESIIAPFMAQWTRSHRDLPMRLNQWCSVVRWEATETKPFFRTKEFLWQEGHTAHTDEDGAWDETMTRLDQYARLYEDVMAMPPLKGRKPDHDKFPGADTTTTVETLMPDGKSVQAATSHYLGTSFAEAFDITYADEDEEDTTAHTTSWGLSWRAMGALIMTHSDDQGLVLPPAVAPTQVVVVPIWQEDTKDDVIEYAADLAAELEEAGVRVDLDDREHRNPGFKYNEHELNGVPLRVEVGPHEVEDEEATLVHRPDGESESVDREGIAGTARDHLDTVHAKLYASAEETLDGEIREAESREEILGTIGQHGGYVKAGWCGDEECEEPIKDAIAAEIVMVPLDRDEEPIHDECAICGEDSEETAYFAKSY
- a CDS encoding metallophosphoesterase family protein, coding for MRVGLLFDVHVTRGQRRAYDGAERARRGCAILNENGVDWTLLGGDLRSLASKTTERVGWGTWHGDAEDQYYRKDFRRVKRLFDEALDAPYRVIRGNHDRPLSAFQAVFDAEDHPRFWATREGGVRHVFLDSSPSAGYHALYQTQNFVTAPQLSLLDRLFDADSEVPTFVYCHTPLTQFPGLDNWNQGRTGAYRYTLNYPAVQRRLERGETVLVNSGHYSPDRGRATHETGGVTHVLARHFGKSDPEYDGDLRWLDIDADAGVVTVHYHDLRDGSEGVLCRVEW
- a CDS encoding aldo/keto reductase produces the protein MEYTRLGSTGTTVSKLCFGTWRFGRETGGVVETDREEAHELLDAAWERGINFIDTANVYGTPNGLSEEYIGEWLDDHDREDFVVASKVYFPFDGWGEPGPNDSGLGRKHIRAQVEGTLDRLGTDYLDLYYIHRWDEHSDIEETLRTLNDLVREGKVNYLGASTMAAWQLTKALWKSDVEGLERFEVTQPLFHAGYRDDVKEYLDVCSDQDIAVCPYSPLAGGFLTGKYERADPDDPTQFEGPEGARGDIYDSFEDYYLSERGWHVLDELRAVAADLDATPAQVALRWLIEQHDFTCVPIVGARTVGQLDENVGAVELSLSDDQFNRIVSARYADDGRRWGHRTS
- a CDS encoding DUF371 domain-containing protein, whose translation is MNEVVHASGHENVSAEHGSTLEVTSDDFLTPAGDCILGIEADRVPGAFDGEFVAACQDGAATITATFEAGGHSVVVEGSGHPDLTFEDDRSHVLRTSDYVDDRTVMVEADAAAGDLDRALVDALAAGADLTMTLSVDA
- a CDS encoding endonuclease III domain-containing protein — protein: MDDPEPERNISGGAAGGGTEQGFDPATAGTRAEAVVDALGELYWQKRYGGRDGFECLVRTILSQNTSDKASQPAHDALVDRYGGGDLVAALADADQQELAETISAAGLYNQKSERIVAIAELIREEYGGEGAFDTFVKDGDPDEVRERLLDFNGVGPKTADCVLLFAGGRGGVFPVDTHVHRIARRMGLAPADADHETVREHLEAAVPAEKCGFGHTAMIQFGREYCRARKPACLDDPDACPLAEYCDQVGVYPASGEVVDPAEASD